In a genomic window of Ranitomeya imitator isolate aRanImi1 chromosome 5, aRanImi1.pri, whole genome shotgun sequence:
- the LOC138681165 gene encoding cAMP-dependent protein kinase catalytic subunit gamma-like yields MDHEICGTPYYFAPELILKEGYGRPVDWWSLGTILHELLMGFVPFDGDSLTELYESVTNGDIIWDYDFAPPPRCAEPHY; encoded by the exons ATGGACCATGAG ATATGTGGGACCCCGTATTACTTCGCCCCAGAGCTCATCCTGAAAGAAGGATATGGAAGACCCGTTGACTGGTGGTCATTAGGGACCATCTTACATGAACTTCTCATGGGATTCGTGCCATTTGATGGAGATTCCCTAACTGAGCTTTATGAAAGCGTTACCAATG GAGACATAATTTGGGATTATGATTTCGCTCCTCCCCCCCGATGCGCAGAACCTCATTACTGA
- the FAM177B gene encoding protein FAM177B, whose amino-acid sequence MADGEALGKVELGDVEKVPRKIIHFASGETMEEYSTEEEDEDHQRVDFCNVDTKQMSWRTYVQFWILRIATSAFFTCDYLGGQLAALFGLNVSKYQYAIDEYHKAQEEDSDFDVENECESVKKTGDKNAPNEVYHLQMQSMDYGTIQDTHKESGDKYRLDSEILQSDN is encoded by the exons ATGGCAGACGGGGAAGCTCTG GGAAAAGTTGAGCTCGGCGACGTGGAGAAGGTCCCCAGAAAGATAATCCACTTCGCAAGTGGAGAAACCATGGAGGAGTATAGTACAGAAGAGGAGGATGAAGACCACCAGAGGGTTGACTTTTGTAACGTGGACACG AAGCAGATGAGCTGGAGAACTTACGTGCAATTTTGGATTCTTCGAATAGCAACAAGCGCTTTTTTCA CTTGTGACTACCTCGGGGGACAGTTGGCAGCACTTTTTGGTCTTAATGTTTCGAAATATCAGTACGCCATTGATGAATACCACAAAGCACAAGAAGAG GACAGTGATTTTGATGTTGAAAATGAATGTGAAAGCGTGAAAAAAACAGGAGACAAAAATGCCCCAAATGAAGTATATCACTTACAGATGCAGAGCATGGACTATGGAACCATTCAGGACACTCACAAAGAATCAGGGGATAAGTATCGGCTGGACTCAGAGATCCTTCAATCAGACAATTAA